A genomic region of Salvelinus alpinus chromosome 12, SLU_Salpinus.1, whole genome shotgun sequence contains the following coding sequences:
- the LOC139536323 gene encoding leucine-rich repeat-containing protein 3-like, translating to MGTGEWKERGLEPSLGKRLGPSLGRGLQREFGSWLFTLPFLLLLLLPPVLPQCPDSCHCVWESSIVLCTDAGLREFPQGLPPDTVTLHLERNYIRSLPEGAFRELTHLRELYLSHNHIDTLSSGALRHLSSELRLLDLSHNLLRQASRDEFGSTRAKTRLYNNPWHCDCTLQELMETLNLEPETVNGIVCESSVRGAGEGSRWEDPGGTAEHSGQPLVKLLNSGVNFCSLQRKTTDVAMLVTMFVWFFMVIVYVVYYVRQNQAETRRHLEYLKSLPSPRKTLTETDTISTGL from the exons ATGGGGACAGGggagtggaaagagagagggctgGAGCCGAGCCTTGGGAAAAGGCTGGGACCGAGCCTGGGTCGAGGCCTGCAGAGAGAGTTTGGAAGCTGGCTGTTCACCCTGCCTTTcctgctccttctcctcctccccccggtGTTACCCCAGTGCCCTGACAGCTGCCACTGTGTGTGGGAGAGCAGCATAGTGCTATGTACGGACGCTGGGCTCCGTGAGTTCCCCCAGGGCCTTCCTCCGGACACCGTCACACTACACCTGGAGAGAAACTACATCCGCTCGCTCCCCGAGGGAGCTTTCAG GGAACTGACCCACCTGAGGGAGCTGTATCTCTCCCACAACCACATCGACACCCTCTCCTCCGGGGCCCTGCGACACCTGAGCTCAGAGCTCCGTCTCCTGGACCTCTCCCACAACCTGTTACGCCAGGCCAGCCGGGACGAGTTCGGTTCCACGCGGGCCAAGACGCGCCTCTACAACAACCCGTGGCACTGCGACTGTACCCTGCAGGAGCTGATGGAGACGTTAAATCTAGAGCCGGAGACGGTTAACGGGATCGTGTGTGAGAGCTCTGTGAGGGGCGCCGGGGAGGGGAGTCGCTGGGAGGATCCAGGAGGGACAGCGGAGCACTCCGGTCAACCCCTGGTTAAGCTGCTTAACTCTGGGGTGAACTTCTGTAGTCTCCAGAGGAAGACAACGGATGTAGCCATGCTGGTGACCATGTTCGTGTGGTTCTTCATGGTCATTGTTTATGTGGTCTACTATGTGAGACAGAACCAGGCTGAGACCAGAAGACATCTGGAGTATCTGAAGAGTTTGCCCAGTCCTAGGAAAACACTCACGGAGACAGACACGATAAGCACTGGTCTCTGA
- the LOC139535311 gene encoding serine/threonine-protein kinase PRP4 homolog → IIFNKNNPTKRRPKTRPKRRPKRRPKTRPKRRPKTRPKRRPKTRPKRRPKRRPKRRPKRRSKIRPKRLPKRRPNRSPERLPKKRPKRRPKRRPKISPKRRPKRRPKRLPKRLPKRRPKRRPKRSPKRSPKRSPNIRPKRRPNRRPKRQPKRKPNIRPKRRPKRKPKRRPKRKPNIRPKRSPKRRPNIRSNRRPKRRPKRQPNIRPKRRPKRRPNRRPKRLPKRRPNRRPNTRTKRRPKGRPNRRPKRRPNRRPKRRPNRRPKRRHKRRPKRRPKRRPKRSPKRRPNIRPKRRPKRRPKRRLNRRPKESPT, encoded by the coding sequence ATTATTTTTAACAAAAACAACCCGACCAAGAGAAGGCCTAAGACGAGGCCCAAGAGAAGGCCTAAGAGAAGGCCCAAGACGAGGCCCAAGAGAAGGCCTAAGACGAGGCCCAAGAGAAGGCCTAAGACGAGGCCCAAGAGAAGGCCTAAGAGAAGGCCCAAGAGAAGGCCTAAGAGAAGGTCCAAGATAAGGCCTAAGAGACTGCCCAAGAGAAGGCCCAACAGAAGTCCTGAGAGACTGCCTAAGAAAAGGCCTAAGAGAAGGCCCAAGAGAAGGCCAAAGATAAGTCCTAAGAGAAGGCCTAAGAGAAGGCCCAAGAGACTGCCCAAAAGACTGCCTAAGAGAAGGCCTAAGAGAAGGCCTAAGAGAAGTCCCAAGAGAAGTCCCAAGAGAAGTCCCAACATAAGGCCTAAGAGAAGGCCCAACAGAAGGCCTAAGAGACAGCCCAAGAGAAAGCCCAACATAAGGCCTAAGAGAAGGCCTAAGAGAAAGCCTAAGAGACGGCCCAAGAGAAAGCCCAACATAAGGCCTAAGAGAAGTCCCAAGAGAAGGCCCAACATAAGGTCTAACAGAAGGCCTAAGAGAAGGCCTAAGAGACAACCCAACATAAGGCCCAAGAGAAGGCCTAAGAGAAGGCCCAACAGAAGGCCCAAGAGACTGCCTAAGAGAAGGCCCAACAGAAGGCCCAACACAAGGACCAAGAGAAGGCCTAAGGGAAGGCCCAACAGAAGGCCTAAGAGAAGGCCCAACAGAAGGCCTAAGAGAAGGCCCAACAGAAGGCCTAAGAGAAGGCATAAGAGAAGGCCTAAGAGAAGGCCAAAGAGAAGGCCTAAGAGAAGTCCCAAGAGAAGGCCCAACATAAGGCCTAAGAGAAGGCCCAAGAGAAGGCCTAAGAGAAGGCTCAACAGAAGGCCTAAAGAAAGCCCAACATAA